The proteins below come from a single Microbacterium sp. SLBN-154 genomic window:
- a CDS encoding SufE family protein — protein MTSPDVSSDVPAALAAIRDDFLELPEQERLQLLLEFSHELPPIPDALADHPELLERVAECQSPVFIIVEVDPEGVVAMHATAPAEAPTTRGFASILVQGLTGLTADEVLAVPDDYPQSIGLTRAVSPLRIAGMTGMLGRAKRQVRAKRVGAPG, from the coding sequence ATGACATCCCCCGACGTTTCCTCGGACGTGCCCGCCGCACTGGCGGCGATCCGCGACGACTTCCTCGAACTCCCCGAGCAGGAGCGACTGCAGCTTCTGCTGGAGTTCTCGCACGAGCTCCCGCCGATCCCGGACGCGCTCGCCGATCACCCGGAGTTGCTCGAACGCGTGGCCGAATGCCAGTCTCCGGTCTTCATCATCGTCGAGGTCGACCCGGAGGGCGTCGTGGCGATGCACGCGACCGCGCCGGCCGAAGCGCCCACCACGCGGGGGTTCGCCAGCATCCTGGTCCAGGGGCTCACCGGCCTGACGGCCGACGAGGTCCTCGCCGTCCCCGACGACTATCCCCAGAGCATCGGCCTGACCCGTGCGGTGTCGCCCCTGCGCATCGCGGGGATGACCGGCATGCTCGGGCGGGCCAAGCGGCAGGTGCGCGCCAAGCGCGTCGGCGCCCCGGGCTGA
- a CDS encoding sulfurtransferase produces MPVEFDTSSPKFAEYADPGRLVTGAWLEERLGTPGLVVVESDEDVLLYETGHIPGAVKVDWHTELNDPVVRDYVDGEGFAELLSRKGISRDDTVVIYGDKNNWWAAYALWVFSLFGHEDVRLLDGGRDLWISEGRPLTTEASTPAPTDYPVVQRDDTALRAYKEDVLAHLGNPLIDVRSPEEYNGTRTTAPAYPEEGALRAGHIPSAKNVPWARAVAEDGGFKSRAELEQIYRDEIGLTGTAPIVAYCRIGERSSHTWFVLRHLLGFSDVRNYDGSWTEWGSAVRVPIVAGDEPGEIPARV; encoded by the coding sequence GTGCCCGTGGAGTTCGACACGTCATCGCCCAAGTTCGCCGAATACGCCGACCCCGGGCGCCTGGTCACCGGCGCCTGGTTGGAGGAGCGATTGGGCACGCCGGGACTGGTCGTGGTCGAGTCCGACGAAGACGTGCTGCTCTACGAGACCGGCCACATCCCGGGCGCCGTAAAGGTCGACTGGCACACCGAGCTGAACGACCCCGTGGTGCGCGACTACGTCGACGGTGAGGGATTCGCCGAGCTCCTCAGCCGCAAGGGCATCTCGCGCGACGACACGGTCGTCATCTACGGAGACAAGAACAACTGGTGGGCCGCCTACGCCCTCTGGGTGTTCTCGCTCTTCGGACACGAGGATGTCCGACTGCTCGACGGCGGACGCGATCTGTGGATCTCCGAGGGACGGCCGCTGACGACGGAGGCCAGCACCCCCGCCCCGACTGACTACCCGGTCGTCCAGCGAGACGACACCGCTCTCCGCGCCTACAAAGAGGACGTGCTCGCCCACCTCGGGAACCCGCTGATCGACGTCCGCTCCCCCGAGGAGTACAACGGCACCCGCACGACCGCCCCCGCCTACCCCGAGGAGGGGGCGCTTCGCGCCGGTCACATCCCGAGCGCGAAGAACGTGCCGTGGGCGAGGGCCGTCGCCGAAGACGGCGGGTTCAAGTCCCGCGCCGAGCTCGAGCAGATCTACCGGGACGAGATCGGACTCACCGGCACCGCGCCGATCGTGGCCTACTGCCGGATCGGCGAACGCTCCAGCCACACCTGGTTCGTCCTGCGCCACCTCCTCGGCTTCTCCGACGTGCGCAACTACGACGGGTCGTGGACCGAGTGGGGCTCGGCGGTACGGGTGCCGATCGTGGCCGGCGACGAGCCGGGAGAGATCCCGGCCCGCGTCTGA
- a CDS encoding DUF3000 domain-containing protein, with protein MADQGSPATTAFALAAEAVRATTFREDFAVREIPAPAGLAPEAIALAGDVRPEDDGVDSPYGTGRFILLHDESEPAAWGGPWRIVCFAQAPLEADIGVDPLLADVAWSWLIDALDSRHAAYHSASGTATKTLSKGFGSLAEEGDGAQIELRASWSPDGDMTGHVEAWSELVCMLAGLPPGSEGIAVFGPRRTMRG; from the coding sequence GTGGCTGACCAAGGATCCCCGGCGACGACGGCGTTCGCCCTCGCCGCGGAGGCCGTGCGGGCGACGACGTTCCGAGAGGACTTCGCGGTGCGCGAGATCCCCGCGCCCGCGGGCCTCGCACCCGAGGCGATCGCGCTCGCCGGCGACGTGCGACCGGAGGACGACGGCGTGGACTCGCCGTATGGAACGGGCCGCTTCATCCTGCTCCACGACGAGTCCGAACCGGCGGCGTGGGGAGGTCCGTGGCGGATCGTCTGCTTCGCCCAGGCGCCTCTCGAGGCCGACATCGGTGTGGACCCGCTGCTGGCGGACGTCGCCTGGTCATGGCTCATCGATGCCCTGGACTCCCGCCACGCCGCCTATCATTCGGCGTCGGGCACCGCGACCAAGACCCTTTCGAAGGGCTTCGGTTCGCTCGCCGAGGAGGGGGACGGTGCGCAGATCGAACTGCGCGCGTCCTGGTCACCGGACGGCGATATGACGGGACATGTGGAAGCCTGGAGCGAACTGGTCTGCATGCTCGCCGGTCTCCCGCCGGGGTCGGAGGGCATCGCGGTCTTCGGTCCTCGGAGGACGATGCGTGGCTGA
- a CDS encoding ammonium transporter yields MDQGNTAFILIAAALVLLMTPGLAFFYGGLVKAKSVISMMMLSFGSLGLIGVLWVLYGYAIAFPGAEGVVAPWSIDWSALGLTSLLEVPEGAAYPPMAFVAFQATFAILTVALVSGAIADRAKFGAWLIFAGLWATIVYFPVASWVFNFGLAEDGSFAYGGWITYGLQETFGVGAIDFAGGTAVHINAGAAALALALVLGKRVGFQKGVHVPHNPPFVLLGAGLLWFGWFGFNAGSELAADGVAAIAFVNTIAAPAAALLAWLVVEKIKDGKPTSVGAASGAVAGLVAITPACASLDPIWAILLGVIAGVVCALAVELKYAWGFDDSLDVVGIHLVGGLVGTLYIGFFANGTGLFMGGDGTQLLVQAIAAVAVLAYSFVLAWVIGFAIQKTIGFRVKNEDEVAGIDTVVHGEEGYVLTDTRG; encoded by the coding sequence ATGGATCAAGGCAATACCGCATTCATACTCATCGCGGCCGCACTCGTCCTGCTGATGACGCCAGGGCTGGCGTTCTTCTACGGCGGACTGGTGAAAGCCAAGAGCGTCATCAGCATGATGATGCTCAGCTTCGGCTCGCTCGGACTCATCGGCGTCCTCTGGGTGCTCTACGGCTACGCGATCGCGTTCCCGGGTGCTGAGGGTGTCGTAGCCCCCTGGTCAATCGACTGGTCGGCACTCGGTCTGACGAGCCTCCTCGAGGTGCCCGAGGGCGCCGCCTACCCGCCGATGGCCTTCGTCGCCTTCCAGGCCACGTTCGCCATCCTCACCGTGGCTCTCGTCTCGGGCGCCATCGCCGACCGCGCGAAGTTCGGCGCCTGGCTGATCTTCGCGGGCCTCTGGGCCACGATCGTCTACTTCCCGGTCGCGAGCTGGGTGTTCAACTTCGGCCTGGCCGAGGACGGCAGCTTCGCCTACGGCGGCTGGATCACCTACGGCCTCCAGGAGACCTTCGGCGTCGGCGCGATCGACTTCGCGGGTGGAACGGCGGTCCACATCAACGCCGGTGCCGCGGCTCTCGCGCTGGCGCTGGTGCTCGGCAAGCGCGTGGGCTTCCAGAAGGGCGTCCACGTGCCCCACAACCCGCCGTTCGTGCTGCTCGGCGCCGGTCTGCTGTGGTTCGGCTGGTTCGGCTTCAACGCCGGCTCCGAGCTCGCCGCCGACGGCGTGGCCGCCATCGCCTTCGTCAACACCATCGCCGCTCCTGCCGCCGCGCTGCTGGCATGGCTGGTCGTCGAGAAGATCAAGGACGGCAAGCCCACCTCGGTCGGCGCCGCCTCGGGCGCCGTGGCGGGCCTCGTCGCCATCACGCCGGCCTGCGCCTCGCTCGACCCGATCTGGGCGATCCTCCTCGGTGTCATCGCCGGTGTCGTCTGCGCCCTGGCCGTCGAGCTGAAGTACGCCTGGGGCTTCGACGACTCCCTCGACGTGGTGGGCATCCACCTCGTCGGTGGCCTTGTGGGAACGCTCTACATCGGCTTCTTCGCCAACGGCACCGGCCTGTTCATGGGCGGTGACGGCACGCAGCTGCTGGTGCAGGCGATCGCCGCGGTGGCAGTCCTCGCCTACTCCTTCGTGCTCGCGTGGGTCATCGGCTTCGCCATTCAGAAGACGATCGGCTTCCGCGTCAAGAACGAGGACGAGGTCGCCGGCATCGACACCGTGGTCCACGGCGAGGAGGGTTACGTCCTCACCGACACCCGGGGTTGA
- a CDS encoding alpha/beta hydrolase family protein: MVDSRRAAPSGATPGFVGGVRAAVAILGAAVAAAAGVLGVVSVRVARRVVTPAVRVADTRILAVDPIAQTITLSRTDDTVLPGRYGLFTAGDTGYLKLGSVLDQDALGVKRKLLTHVPPGAGVAPDAAFSGWYYERPEELHLPFSSELIGSGVGPCPAWLFPAEASDEMPETWVIQIHGRGTTRSECLRAVPVFHALGITSLVVSYRNDGEAPRSRTGTYALGATEWRDVDAAVGFARRRGARRIILMGWSMGGAIALQVSLNSPHRQVIAGLILESPVVDWRIVLNYQAKMMGLPAPVTGLALGALASEWTTPLTRTGGPIPFDQLDVVARAGELRHPVLILHSDDDGFVPSDASHDLVVARPDLVELIVFDVARHTKLWNYDQERWSTAIRTWLGRHGLSLDVDGSRPDGDEGGTPELSGGSSDAGS, encoded by the coding sequence ATGGTCGACTCCAGGCGCGCCGCACCCTCCGGCGCCACACCCGGCTTCGTGGGTGGAGTCCGGGCCGCGGTCGCGATCCTCGGCGCCGCCGTCGCCGCCGCGGCCGGTGTGCTGGGCGTGGTGTCGGTCCGTGTCGCGCGACGGGTGGTCACGCCTGCCGTGCGCGTCGCCGACACCCGTATCCTCGCCGTCGATCCCATCGCGCAGACCATCACGCTCTCCCGCACGGACGACACCGTCCTTCCGGGACGATACGGATTGTTCACCGCCGGCGACACCGGCTACCTCAAGCTCGGGTCGGTGCTCGACCAGGACGCCCTCGGCGTCAAGCGCAAGCTTCTCACCCACGTTCCCCCCGGCGCCGGGGTGGCTCCTGACGCCGCCTTCAGCGGGTGGTACTACGAACGCCCCGAGGAACTGCACCTGCCCTTCTCTTCAGAACTCATCGGATCCGGCGTCGGGCCGTGCCCCGCGTGGCTCTTCCCGGCTGAGGCCTCCGACGAGATGCCCGAGACGTGGGTCATCCAGATCCATGGGCGAGGCACCACGCGCTCGGAGTGCCTCCGCGCCGTGCCGGTGTTCCACGCCCTGGGGATCACCTCCCTCGTCGTCTCCTACCGCAACGACGGCGAGGCCCCCCGCAGTCGGACCGGCACCTACGCCCTCGGCGCCACCGAGTGGCGCGATGTCGATGCCGCCGTCGGATTCGCCCGTCGCCGCGGCGCCCGGCGCATCATCCTCATGGGGTGGTCGATGGGTGGTGCGATCGCGCTGCAGGTCTCACTGAACTCTCCCCACCGTCAGGTGATCGCAGGCCTCATCCTCGAATCGCCCGTCGTCGATTGGCGAATCGTCCTGAACTACCAGGCGAAGATGATGGGGCTTCCGGCGCCGGTCACGGGTCTCGCCCTCGGCGCGCTGGCCAGCGAGTGGACGACGCCGCTGACCCGCACCGGCGGGCCGATCCCCTTCGACCAGCTGGATGTCGTGGCGCGCGCCGGCGAGCTGCGGCATCCCGTCCTCATCCTGCACAGCGACGACGACGGATTCGTGCCCTCCGACGCCTCCCACGATCTCGTCGTCGCCCGCCCCGACCTGGTCGAGCTCATCGTCTTCGACGTGGCCCGGCACACCAAGCTGTGGAACTACGACCAGGAACGGTGGAGCACGGCGATCCGGACGTGGCTCGGTCGTCACGGGCTGAGCCTCGATGTCGACGGAAGCCGACCCGACGGCGATGAGGGCGGAACCCCCGAGCTCAGCGGCGGATCGTCAGACGCCGGTAGCTGA
- a CDS encoding dihydrofolate reductase family protein, translating into MTEVIPASFERVDTADDTAGEWISRRYHRPENAFVRLNMVATLTGSSTGADGSSTSISSRVDRLLLGAIRREADVVVVGAETVRAEGSVLPKTARLAIVTATGDLGDGSLRRRDGREVPPALLLCRPEHAARVTAAVGNAPAEVVAVPSSGAPGEDASRLHPVDIVRALHARGLRRIVCEGGAGLATQFVESGMVDEVCVTVSPFLEPVHHPFLSLSTSVPSEVAGMLVDDAGFSYRRLTIRR; encoded by the coding sequence GTGACGGAGGTCATACCGGCCTCCTTCGAGCGCGTCGACACGGCGGACGACACCGCCGGAGAGTGGATATCGCGGCGCTACCACCGCCCCGAGAACGCCTTCGTCCGGCTGAACATGGTCGCCACGCTCACCGGATCATCCACGGGTGCCGATGGCTCGAGCACGTCGATCAGCTCGCGTGTGGACCGGCTCCTCCTGGGTGCGATCCGTCGCGAGGCCGACGTCGTCGTCGTCGGGGCCGAGACCGTCCGGGCCGAAGGATCGGTTCTGCCCAAGACTGCGCGCCTGGCGATCGTCACCGCCACCGGCGACCTCGGCGACGGCTCGCTCCGACGCCGTGACGGCCGGGAGGTACCGCCGGCCCTTCTCCTCTGCCGCCCCGAGCACGCTGCCCGCGTCACCGCCGCGGTGGGGAACGCACCGGCCGAGGTCGTTGCGGTGCCGTCGTCGGGTGCCCCGGGCGAGGACGCCTCACGGCTGCATCCCGTCGACATCGTGCGAGCACTCCACGCGCGGGGTCTCCGCCGGATCGTGTGCGAAGGCGGCGCGGGCCTTGCGACGCAGTTCGTGGAGTCGGGGATGGTCGACGAGGTCTGCGTCACCGTCTCGCCGTTTCTCGAACCCGTGCACCACCCCTTCCTCTCCCTCTCCACGTCCGTGCCGTCGGAGGTGGCGGGGATGCTGGTGGACGACGCCGGCTTCAGCTACCGGCGTCTGACGATCCGCCGCTGA
- the zapE gene encoding cell division protein ZapE gives MTATRTGTGVIHLTSRDSQISGADMVAALTPPPQFASATFDSYRADPEYPSQQSAKDYLMTFVGGGPAPERGGFFRRPKRQPETKPGVYLDGGFGVGKTHLLAAVYHAMPARRKYFGSFIEYTALVGALGYQKTVELFRGTDLMCIDEFELDDPGDTMVMTRLLGELVAGGTKLAATSNTPPNALGEGRFAAQDFLREIHAMAANFETIRIDGTDYRHRSLDGHAVTLDDADYAGAIADAATRTVVSDDAFDDLVAHLARVHPSRYIRLIDGVGMIGMRDVRTFDDQSAALRFVAFIDRVYDAQLPIRATGLSLDQVFPAEMLSGGYRKKYLRATSRLIASTLA, from the coding sequence ATGACCGCTACCCGCACCGGAACCGGTGTCATCCACCTCACATCGCGCGACTCGCAGATCTCCGGTGCCGACATGGTGGCCGCCCTGACCCCGCCGCCGCAGTTCGCCTCCGCGACCTTCGACTCCTACCGGGCAGACCCCGAGTATCCGTCGCAGCAGAGTGCGAAGGACTACCTGATGACCTTCGTCGGCGGCGGCCCCGCCCCCGAGCGAGGCGGGTTCTTCCGTCGGCCGAAGAGGCAGCCCGAGACCAAGCCGGGGGTCTACCTCGACGGCGGATTCGGGGTCGGGAAGACCCACCTGCTCGCGGCGGTCTACCACGCGATGCCCGCGCGACGGAAGTACTTCGGATCCTTCATCGAGTACACCGCGTTGGTCGGGGCGCTCGGCTATCAGAAGACCGTTGAGCTTTTCCGGGGCACCGACCTCATGTGCATCGACGAATTCGAGCTCGACGACCCGGGCGACACGATGGTGATGACCCGTCTCCTCGGAGAATTGGTGGCGGGCGGCACGAAGCTGGCCGCGACCTCCAATACCCCGCCGAACGCGCTCGGCGAGGGCCGCTTCGCCGCGCAGGACTTCCTCCGTGAGATCCATGCGATGGCGGCAAACTTCGAGACCATCCGCATTGACGGCACCGACTACCGGCACCGCTCGCTGGATGGGCACGCCGTCACCCTCGACGACGCCGACTACGCCGGCGCGATCGCCGACGCCGCGACGCGGACAGTGGTCTCCGACGACGCGTTCGACGACCTCGTCGCCCACCTCGCCCGTGTGCATCCGTCGCGCTACATCCGTCTCATCGACGGCGTCGGGATGATCGGGATGCGGGATGTCCGCACCTTCGACGACCAGTCGGCCGCTCTGCGCTTCGTCGCCTTCATCGACCGCGTCTACGACGCCCAGCTCCCGATCCGCGCGACCGGACTCTCCCTCGACCAGGTGTTCCCGGCCGAGATGCTCAGCGGTGGCTATCGCAAGAAGTACCTGCGCGCGACATCGCGTCTCATCGCCTCGACGCTCGCCTGA
- a CDS encoding ribonuclease D, with translation MADYTVIADAGSFARAISALRDAEGPVAVDVERASGFRYSQRAYLIQVFRRGAGVHLFDPPVLQDFAALQEAIGGAEWVLHAASQDLPSLRELGLEPIEMFDTELAARLLGHERVGLGAVVEDTLGISLAKAHSAADWSTRPLPDSWLEYAALDVAHLIDVRDALVTELAEQGKTEFARQEFAAVLAREPKPLREDPWRRLSGLHTVRGRRALAVARALWTAREEYAREQDVAPGRLVPDRALVAAIRADPASKHELAGVKEFTGRASRSQLDRWWNAIQEGRAATDLPPDRLPGTDTIPPPRVWPDRNPAADARLKAARPVVEERAAALSMPTENLLTPELLRRVAWSPPDEITAVGVGESLRSLGARPWQIDQTAQIIADAFVESVQSGSTAPESAS, from the coding sequence GTGGCTGACTACACCGTGATCGCGGACGCGGGGTCGTTCGCGCGCGCCATCTCGGCCCTGCGCGACGCGGAGGGACCGGTCGCCGTCGATGTCGAACGAGCCTCCGGATTCCGGTACTCGCAGCGGGCCTACCTGATCCAGGTCTTCCGCCGGGGCGCCGGGGTGCATCTGTTCGACCCGCCCGTCCTGCAGGATTTCGCCGCCCTCCAGGAGGCGATCGGCGGCGCCGAGTGGGTGCTGCATGCCGCCAGCCAGGACCTGCCGTCGCTTCGCGAACTGGGCCTCGAGCCCATCGAGATGTTCGACACCGAGCTCGCGGCGCGTCTTCTCGGTCACGAGCGGGTCGGGCTCGGCGCCGTCGTCGAGGACACGCTCGGCATCAGCCTGGCCAAGGCCCACTCGGCTGCGGACTGGTCGACCCGGCCCCTGCCCGATTCGTGGCTGGAGTACGCCGCGTTGGATGTCGCCCACCTGATCGACGTCCGCGACGCCCTCGTCACAGAGCTGGCCGAGCAGGGCAAGACCGAGTTCGCGCGTCAGGAGTTCGCCGCCGTGCTGGCCCGAGAGCCCAAGCCGCTGCGGGAGGACCCGTGGCGGCGCCTCAGCGGCCTGCACACCGTGCGCGGGCGCCGGGCGCTCGCCGTCGCCCGCGCCCTGTGGACCGCACGCGAGGAGTATGCGCGAGAGCAGGACGTCGCGCCCGGGCGACTCGTCCCGGATCGGGCCCTCGTCGCGGCGATCCGCGCAGACCCCGCGTCGAAGCACGAACTCGCCGGCGTGAAGGAGTTCACCGGTCGCGCCAGCCGCAGTCAGCTGGACCGGTGGTGGAACGCGATCCAAGAGGGCCGCGCGGCGACCGACCTCCCGCCCGACCGCCTCCCCGGCACCGACACCATTCCACCGCCGCGCGTGTGGCCCGACCGCAATCCCGCCGCCGACGCGCGGCTGAAGGCCGCGCGTCCCGTGGTGGAGGAGCGCGCCGCCGCGCTCTCCATGCCCACCGAGAACCTGCTGACGCCCGAACTCCTGCGCCGTGTCGCGTGGTCGCCGCCTGACGAGATCACCGCGGTGGGGGTCGGAGAGTCCTTGCGCTCCCTCGGCGCACGCCCGTGGCAGATTGACCAGACTGCACAGATCATCGCCGATGCCTTTGTGGAATCCGTGCAAAGCGGTTCGACGGCCCCGGAGAGCGCTTCGTAG